One segment of Danaus plexippus chromosome 10, MEX_DaPlex, whole genome shotgun sequence DNA contains the following:
- the LOC116766939 gene encoding uncharacterized protein LOC116766939: MLKSLFEKYSKTVGSKNDIDRITTVALLLQRIFGQQILDPGWTWKKYYVHQLFNLLLFIYVFFGTLECIKTTNDAEVVAEACYTIIMIVVFPIKMLLFINNRFIFRRLYITAKSTFIDLIVTDTSQDIKTILKTSSKIVYVLLSMVLLPCSIYELTTLWYYLHGEKILLSRSTLTLMPMTSPYFEVAWFFHTIFLFEISSTIILDMWFVLLIYFLCLSYNSLCKILLVSSMEGENKQNYANRLNQSLRTFYKFHVKQVAYMNQLSNMYKWLAFVPLCNAAMCTCLIFLLMSKEINWRFAPHLLPMFAEIFAYNWFGEKIKTKASFLHQTLLNFDWTNLHMKDKKNYYIIVTYMKKQFGVKTAIGNDLSLITMTAVLKITYQAFTVLQTMDK, encoded by the exons ATGCTTAAATCtctgtttgaaaaatattctaaaaccgTGGGAAGTAAAAATGATATAGATCGTATCACAACTGTTGCTCTTCTGTTACAAAGAATTTTTGGACAGCAAATCCTTGATCCTGGATGGACGTGGAAAAAGTATTACGTACATcagttgtttaatttattattattcatttatgtttttttcgGAACCTTGGAATGTATTAAAACCACAAACGATGCGGAGGTTGTAGCTGAGGCTTGTTATACGATAATTATGATCGTCGTATTTCCCATCAAAATGttacttttcattaataatcgATTTATATTTAGGAGACTTTATATAACAGCTAAGAGTACTTTTATAGACCTTATCGTAACAGACACAAGCCAAGATATCAAAACGATTTTGAAAACGAGCAGTAAAATTGTCTACGTGTTACTGTCAATGGTACTCTTGCCTTGTTCTATTTATGAGTTAACTACACTATGGTATTACCTTCACGGTGAAAAGATTTTACTGTCAAGATCCACCCTCACTTTGATGCCGATGACTTCTCCTTATTTCGAAGTGGCCTGGTTCTTTCACACAATTTTTCTGTTTGAAATATCATCCACAATTATTTTGGACATGTGGTTTGTTCTTTTGATCTACTTTTTGTGCCTTTCCTACAATAGTTTATGCAagattttattagtttcatcAATGGAAGGagaaaataaacagaattatGCGAATCGTTTGAATCAGAGTCTCCGAACCTTTTACAAGTTTCATGTAAAACAGGTTgc ATACATGAATCAACTGAGTAATATGTACAAATGGCTTGCTTTCGTACCTCTTTGCAATGCGGCGATGTGTACCTGCCTAATTTTCTTGCTGATGAGTAAG gaAATAAATTGGAGATTTGCCCCTCACCTACTGCCAATGTTTGCTGAAATTTTTGCTTATAATTGGTTtggagaaaaaattaaaacaaag GCGTCTTTTCTCCATCAAACACTTCTTAATTTTGATTGGACAAATTTACAcatgaaagataaaaaaaactactacaTTATAGTCACTTACATGAAAAAACAATTTGGTGTGAAAACAGCTATTGGCAATGATTTATCACTGATCACTATGACTGCG gtCTTAAAGATAACTTATCAAGCATTCACTGTTTTACAAACCatggataaataa